The following DNA comes from Candidatus Syntrophosphaera sp..
TTTTGCTGGCGGCAACCGTGGTCACGACCATCACGGTATTGGGAATCTCACTCTTTTAGGAAGCAGGCCATGGCTGAAAAGTCCCATCGCATCTTTTGGCTGGTCGGGGAAAATTCCGGCGACCTGCATGCCAGCCTGGTGATGAAGAGCATCAACGCGGCGATCCCCGGGGTCAGCCACATCGGCATTGGCGGCTCCAGGATGCAGGCCGAGGGGCTCAAACCCCTCTTTCCGTTTGCCCGCTTCAACGTGATGGGCTTTTCCGAGGTGCTGGCGCATCTGCCCTTTTTCCTCAAGGTCGAAAAACGCCTGCAAAGGTTCTTCAAGCAGGAAAAACCAGACCTCGCGATCCTCGTCGACTATCCTGGCCTGAACCTCCGGATCGCCAATCTGGCCGACAACCTGCGCATCCCCGTGCTCTATTACATCTGCCCCCAATTCTGGGCCTGGAAACACGAGCGGGTGCACAAACTCCGGGCCAGCGTGCGCCAGGTGGCCTGTATCCTGCCTTTCGAACAGGAACTTCTGGAGATCCACAACGTGAGCGCCACCTACGTCGGCCATCCCATTGCCGAGGAGATCAGCTTCGAACTGGATAGAGGCCGCTTTGCCCAATTTTATGGCCTGGACGAGCATAAGCAGTGGCTGGGATTCCTGCCCGGCAGCCGGGATGTGGAGATCAGGCGCATGCTGCCGATCTTTTTGCAAGCCGCCAAGCGCTTTGATCCGGGGCGGTTTGAGTTCCTCGTCTCCAAAGCCCTCACTGTCAGCCATACCCTGTTCATGGACCTGCTGGAAAGCTCCGGACTGAAGAATATCCGTGTAATCGACGGCTACCGCTATGAAATGATGAAGTATTCTGATCTCCTGGTCAGCACCTCCGGCACTGCCACGCTCGAAGCGGCTTACATCGGGACACCGCTGCTGATCTGCTATAAAGCCTCTCCCCTCTCCTATCTGATCGGCCGGCAGCTCATCCACGTCAAACGCATCGGGCTCCCCAACATCGTGCTGGACAAGGATCTCCTGCCCGAACTGATCCAGAACGAGCTTACTCCGACAAACATCAAAACCAGGGCTTTGGAACTGCTCGACGATCCGGACAAAATGGCCTCCCTCAAGCAGGAACTCTCACACCTGCAAGCGCTGCTCTCGGATCGCCAAACCAGCGTGGAAATGCTCCGCCTGGTAAAAGAACTGCTGGGGCTGGATGAATAGACTTCTCATGAAGATCGAAGCCCGATGCGGCGCCTGGCTGCTCAGGCTGCTCAACGCAACGCTCAAATGGGATGTCCAAAACCAGCCGCCCAACGGCCATACCTGCGTTTACGCCTTCTGGCACCGAAACTTGCTGTTGCTGGCCATGCAAAGGATGTTCAGCAACGCCGTGGTCATGGTTTCCTCCAGCCAGGACGGAGAACTGATCGCCGGGCCTCTGAAGTATCTGGGCTACAAAACCGTGCGCGGATCCACCACCCGCCATGGATCGCAGGCTTTGAAACAGATGATCCGCCTGGCTAAAAACCACAGCCTGGCCATCACCCCAGATGGCCCCAAAGGCCCCGTGGGCATGATCCAGCCAGGATTGTTCCAGCTTGCCCTGCTGGCCCGGGTCCCCATCATACCCATCGTCGCCCATGCTGAAAGGGAATGGGTGCTGAATTCCTGGGACCGCTTCCGGGTGCCCAAACCCTTTTCCCGGATCAAGGTCTCCTACGGAGATCCGATCTCTGTGCCGAGCCGGGAAGAATTCGCCGCTGCCGAAAGCCAGCTCCGCCAGGCTTTCAGAGAGCTGGAAAGCTTGCTGATCAATAATTAAGGCTCCAAGCCCAAAACGTTTTCCACTCGATCACCGCTATCGTCATACAGTACATACATATACCCTTACGCTCTCCTTATCATTGCGCTATCAATACGGACTCACTACGGACTTTGTCCGTAATGAGTCCGTAATGACACCGTATTGATAAGGGGAGCCATGTGGGCGGGAGGAAAAAAGGCCGGGGAAGAAATCCCCGGCCAGGAAATGATTGGTTATGAGTTTAGCGGATGTGATTAAGCAGGCGCAGGCAATACCGTGCAATGTATTCCTGGGTGTCCCTGCTCTTGCCGCCGAAGCCGTAATCCTTGTTGTCGGACTGGGCTGAGACCACCATGACTTTGTTGCGGTATTTGAAGTTCATCTGGGTGATCTCCAGGGTGTAGGTGGTCAAGCTGCCATAGTTTTGCACAGCGTTGACCGGGAACACATAGGAGCGGTCTGAGGGCAGAAGTTCATGATCAAAGATGTCTTCAGCCATGGTATCGTTGTCGAAGGATATGGCGGAGGCCATCTGGGACTGGTTGTCGGCGGTCAGGGTCCAACTCATTGAGCCGGTGCCGCTGGGATTGTAATTCGCGGGGAATTGGGCGAGCGCGTTGTAGACAATTTTCAGGGTCGTGTTGACCTTGGTGCTTCCGTTTACATCGAGCTTAACATCATATTGCTGTCCCGGGGTGACGGTTGCTTCGCCCATCCAGGCATTGATGAAGGGTATCAATTCCAGGGTTACATTCGTTTCGCCAACTTTGACGGAAACGCTGGAAGGATTGGGGTTGGCTGTATCGCCGATCCACATGACGGTTACATAATGGGAC
Coding sequences within:
- the lpxB gene encoding lipid-A-disaccharide synthase, with the protein product MAEKSHRIFWLVGENSGDLHASLVMKSINAAIPGVSHIGIGGSRMQAEGLKPLFPFARFNVMGFSEVLAHLPFFLKVEKRLQRFFKQEKPDLAILVDYPGLNLRIANLADNLRIPVLYYICPQFWAWKHERVHKLRASVRQVACILPFEQELLEIHNVSATYVGHPIAEEISFELDRGRFAQFYGLDEHKQWLGFLPGSRDVEIRRMLPIFLQAAKRFDPGRFEFLVSKALTVSHTLFMDLLESSGLKNIRVIDGYRYEMMKYSDLLVSTSGTATLEAAYIGTPLLICYKASPLSYLIGRQLIHVKRIGLPNIVLDKDLLPELIQNELTPTNIKTRALELLDDPDKMASLKQELSHLQALLSDRQTSVEMLRLVKELLGLDE
- a CDS encoding lysophospholipid acyltransferase family protein is translated as MNRLLMKIEARCGAWLLRLLNATLKWDVQNQPPNGHTCVYAFWHRNLLLLAMQRMFSNAVVMVSSSQDGELIAGPLKYLGYKTVRGSTTRHGSQALKQMIRLAKNHSLAITPDGPKGPVGMIQPGLFQLALLARVPIIPIVAHAEREWVLNSWDRFRVPKPFSRIKVSYGDPISVPSREEFAAAESQLRQAFRELESLLINN